A portion of the Pleuronectes platessa chromosome 15, fPlePla1.1, whole genome shotgun sequence genome contains these proteins:
- the LOC128456717 gene encoding ras-related protein Rab-39B-like, giving the protein METIWLYQFRLIVIGDSTVGKSCLIRRFTEGRFAQVSDPTVGVDFFSRLVEIEPGKRIKLQIWDTAGQERFRSITRAYYRNSVGGLLLFDITNRRSFQNVHSWLEEAQSHVQPHSIVFLLVGHKCDLEAQRQVTRQEAEKLAAAFGLCYVETSARDAINVEKAFVDLTRDIFDLVRSGDIKIQDGWEGVKSGFVPNTVHSSEEVTKGSRQCLC; this is encoded by the exons ATGGAGACGATATGGCTTTATCAGTTTCGCCTGATCGTCATCGGAGACTCCACAGTCGGCAAGTCGTGTCTGATCCGCAGGTTCACAGAGGGCCGCTTCGCCCAGGTGTCAGACCCCACTGTGGGGGTGGACTTCTTCTCCCGGCTGGTGGAGATCGAGCCGGGCAAAAGGATCAAACTTCAGATTTGGGACACCGCAGGACAGGAGAGGTTCAG GTCTATCACCAGAGCCTACTACCGCAATTCAGTGGGTGGTCTCTTGCTCTTTGACATCACAAACCGCAGATCCTTCCAAAATGTCCACAGCTGGCTGGAGGAGGCTCAGAGCCACGTGCAGCCTCACAGCATCGTCTTCCTGCTGGTGGGTCACAAGTGTGACCTGGAGGCCCAGCGTCAGGTCACCCGGCAGGAGGCGGAGAAGCTGGCAGCCGCCTTCGGGCTGTGCTACGTGGAGACGTCAGCGCGGGACGCCATCAACGTGGAGAAG GCCTTCGTGGATCTGACGAGGGACATCTTTGACCTGGTGCGGAGCGGGGACATCAAGATCCAGGACGGCTGGGAGGGCGTCAAGAGCGGCTTCGTTCCCAACACCGTCCACTCGTCTGAGGAGGTCACCAAAGGCAGCCGGCAGTGCCTCTGCTGA
- the LOC128457399 gene encoding ras-related protein Rab-38-like — protein sequence MNSCIEVAHRVNCFRLRREEDFRGCSSFRAAAMQQELLFKVLVIGDLGVGKTSIIKRYVHQIFSQHYRATIGVDFALKVLQWDHDTVIRLQLWDIAGQERYGNMTRVYYREAVGALVVFDVSRASTFDAVLKWKDDLDSKVTLNNGRPVPAVLLANKSDQLGSQQPKLDSFCRDNGFVSWFETSAKENTNIEEAARCLIKHILDIEESPMSERDPSSLTLSGYANATKDHLKCSSCSKW from the exons ATGAACAGCTGTATTGAAGTTGCTCACAGAGTGAACTGCTTCAGactgagaagagaggaggacttCAGAG GTTGTTCTTCCTTCAGGGCTGCAGCCATGCAGCAGGAGCTGTTGTTCAAAGTGTTGGTCATCGGGGACCTGGGGGTCGGGAAGACGTCCATCATCAAGCGGTACGTCCATCAGATCTTCTCCCAGCACTACAGAGCCACCATCGGGGTGGACTTCGCTCTGAAGGTGCTGCAGTGGGACCACGACACAGTGATCCGGCTGCAGCTGTGGGACATAGCAG GACAGGAGCGGTACGGGAACATGACTCGTGTCTATTACCGGGAGGCGGTGGGAGCACTTGTGGTGTTTGACGTATCGAGGGCCTCTACGTTCGATGCTGTGCTGAAGTGGAAAGACGACCTGGACTCAAAG GTGACTCTAAACAATGGGAGGCCAGTTCCCGCTGTGCTCTTGGCCAACAAGTCCGACCAACTGGGTTCCCAGCAGCCCAAACTCGACTCCTTCTGCAGGGACAATGGCTTCGTCAGCTGGTTCGAGACCTCTGCAAAG gaaaacacaaacatcgaGGAGGCGGCCCGCTGCCTGATCAAGCACATCCTGGACATAGAGGAGAGTCCGATGTCAGAGCGAGACCCCAGCTCCCTCACCCTGTCCGGATACGCCAACGCCACCAAGGATCACCTCAAGTGCTCGTCATGTTCGAAATGGTGA